The proteins below come from a single Drosophila busckii strain San Diego stock center, stock number 13000-0081.31 chromosome X, ASM1175060v1, whole genome shotgun sequence genomic window:
- the LOC108606675 gene encoding probable phosphorylase b kinase regulatory subunit alpha isoform X12, with amino-acid sequence MRSRSNSGVRLDYYQRIVHRLILAHQEPVTGLFPASNVNSHAWIRDNVYCILAVWGLSMAYKKIADQDEDRAKCYELEQSCVKLMRGLLMAMMNQKDKVEKFKMTQSPFDSLHAKYSSKNGLPVVADNEWGHLQIDAVSLYLLILAQMTASGLQIVFSLDEVSFIQNLVFYIESAYSIPDYGIWERGDKTNHGEPELNASSIGMAKAALEAMNELDLFGARGGPASVIHVLADEAHKCQAVLQSMLPRESNSKELDSGLLCVIGFPAFAVDDAQLIHNTKDAILSRLQGKYGCKRFLRDGYRTPKEDPTRLYYERWELRMFENIECEWPLFYCYLILFHAFQNDKRAVQDYADRLEKIMVRSEDGILLVPESYAVPQELVGNEYQKPGSQPREVVGRCPFLWGQSLFILGRLLQEGFLAVGELDPLNRRLGAQKKPDVVVQVVIIAEDNEIRDKLAEHDLHVQTIAEVAPIEVQPARVLSHLYTYLGRNRKLGLTGRKSRDVGILSTSKLYSLKDRIFAFTPQFVDLSRFYIASDNELMIDILKGEINFLKSAWDLLGRPLVTLVLKRIHLDQDKIPLAMIQTMRKLKSGYINGTRVMLGNLKDFLNTSAITDLSFLGSTEDGYPDRLHPDVQTYLDEHLLRSFSNRSTMNLRGGQLRPRHLRRRMSCKGAIKKTRSINVDSDNLGMEGPTPLTERRLSSIVPPPWLQANKQGHVSVFATTPEEGPTSPPQLGGELGLRENIYPVDPLHSRSAMDRRSEFVRQQEMPKILIQRHRAETNFADTEVEELIAMLRETENLDDQGDILQYLVDTQGLDFNTGMLEEGRVVTVRDLLKGLYEKACQQKLWGLVRHTAGMLGKRVEDLGKAVTDLLVRQKQVTVGMPPNNEHTITAPLPEVELRQLIHDAYGDDESTAMLTQELMVYLAMFIRTEPQLFHEMLRLRVGLIIQVMAKELSRTLNCGGEAASEHLLNLSPFEMKNLLYHILSGKEFAVSSVARGNLSIVSCKSSRVSKKSQIGLGDPEGEDALIATIDDRQGQWLRRRRLDGALNRVPRDFYSRVWTVLERCQGLAIEGRVLQQSLTQEMTPGELKFALEVETALNQIPQPEYRQLVVEALMVLTLVTEHNMVPSLGDIIYVEHLVHKANQLFLEDQRKVQGDATLCCAKLKDGKEQQQAASGMLLCGGAAYICQHLYDSAPSGSYGTMTYMSRAVALVLDCVPKHGEMECAIS; translated from the exons ATGCGTTCGCGTAGTAATTCGGGCGTGCGCCTGGACTATTATCAGCGCATAGTGCATCGTCTGATATTGGCGCATCAAGAGCCAGTGACTGGGCTGTTTCCCGCATCGAATGTAAACTCACACGCCTGGATTCGTGACAATGTTTATTGCATACTGGCCGTTTGGGGTCTATCGATGGCCTATAAAAAGATAGCCGACCAGGATGAGGATCGTGCCAAATGCTACGAGCTAGAGCAGAGCTGCGTCAAGCTAATGCGCGGCCTGCTCATGGCCATGATGAACCAAAAGGATAAAGTGgagaaatttaaaatgacaCAGAGTCCGTTCGATTCACTGCATGCCAAATATTCAAGCAAAAATGGTTTACCCGTTGTTGCAGACAATGAGTGGGGACATTTGCAAATCGATGCAGTGTCGCTCTATCTGCTTATCTTAGCACAAATGACGGCGTCCGGCTTGCAGATAGTTTTCTCACTGGACGAGGTCAGCTTTATACAGAATCTGGTATTCTATATAGAATCTGCTTACTCTATACCCGACTATGGCATTTGGGAGCGCGGCGACAAGACCAATCATGGCGAGCCCGAGCTAAACGCCAGCTCCATTGGCATGGCCAAGGCAGCATTGGAGGCCATGAACGAATTAGATTTATTTGGCGCACGTGGCGGTCCAGCTAGCGTGATACATGTACTGGCCGATGAGGCGCACAAATGCCAAGCAGTGCTGCAGTCCATGCTGCCACGCGAATCCAACAGCAAGGAACTGGACTCGGGTCTGCTGTGTGTCATTGGCTTTCCAGCCTTTGCTGTGGATGATGCACAGCTTATACACAATACCAAAGATGCCATACTATCACGCCTGCAGGGCAAATACGGCTGCAAGCGTTTCCTACGCGATGGCTATCGCACACCCAAAGAAGACCCAACGCGTCTCTACTACGAGCGCTGGGAACTGCGCATGTTTGAGAATATTGAATGCGAATGGCCGCTGTTCTATTGCTATTTAATTCTCTTTCATGCATTTCAAAATGATAAGCGTGCTGTGCAGGACTATGCAGATCGTCTGGAGAAGATTATGGTGCGCTCAGAAGATGGTATATTGCTTGTGCCTGAGAGCTATGCTGTGCCGCAGGAACTAGTGGGCAATGAGTATCAAAAGCCAGGCTCACAGCCACGTGAAGTTGTGGGCCGTTGTCCCTTTCTCTGGGGTCAGTCGCTGTTCATTTTAGGACGACTCTTGCAAGAG GGCTTTCTAGCTGTGGGCGAGCTGGATCCCTTGAATCGTCGCTTGGGTGCACAGAAGAAACCCGATGTGGTCGTTCAAGTAGTCATCATAGCGGAAGATAATGAGATACGCGATAAGCTGGCTGAGCACGACTTGCATGTGCAAACTATAGCCGAGGTGGCGCCCATTGAGGTGCAGCCTGCACGTGTCTTAAGTCATTTATATACCTATCTAGGACGCAATCGCAAGTTGGGCCTAACTGGACGCAAATCGCGTGATGTGGGCATCTTGAGCACGAGTAAATTGTATTCACTAAAGGATCGTATATTTGCGTTTACGCCACAG TTTGTCGACTTGTCGCGCTTCTATATTGCCTCCGATAATGAACTTATGATTGACATCCTTAAAGGCGAAATCAATTTTCTAAAATCCGCTTGGGATCTGCTGGGTCGTCCCTTAGTGACGCTTGTGCTAAAGCGCATACATTTAG accAAGACAAAATACCGTTGGCCATGATACAAACAATGAGGAAATTGAAATCGGGCTACATCAATGGCACACGTGTTATGCTGGGAAATCTCAAGGACTTTCTCAATACTTCGGCCATAACGGATTTGAGCTTCTTAGGCAGCACAGAGGACGGCTATCCGGATCGTTTGCATCCGGATGTGCAAACCTATTTGGACGAGCATCTTCTGCGTTCGTTCAGCAATCGCAGCACCATGAATTTGCGCGGTGGACAGTTGCGTCCGCGTCATTTGCGTCGACGCATGTCCTGCAAGGGTGCAATCAAGAAGACGCGCTCCATCAATGTGGACT CTGACAATCTGGGCATGGAGGGACCTACGCCTTTGACCGAACGCCGTCTGTCGTCCATTGTGCCGCCTCCTTGGCTGCAGGCCAACAAGCAAGGACATGTAAGCGTGTTTGCCACAACACCCGAGGAGGGACCGACCTCACCACCCCAGCTGGGCGGAGAGCTGGGCCTGCGCGAGAATATCTATCCTGTGGATCCGTTGCACAGTCGTTCGGCCATGGATCGACGCAGCGAGTTTGTGCGCCAGCAAGAAA TGCCAAAAATTCTCATTCAACGCCATCGCGCGGAAACAAACTTTGCCGACACAGAGGTAGAGGAATTGATTGCAATGCTACGTGAAACGGAGAATCTCGATGACCAAGGCGACATCTTGCAGTATTTGGTTGATACCCAAGGCCTGGACTTTAATACGG GAATGCTGGAAGAGGGACGCGTTGTGACAGTACGTGATCTGCTCAAGGGTCTCTATGAGAAGGCCTGCCAGCAGAAGCTTTGGGGTCTGGTGCGCCACACTGCCGGCATGCTGGGCAAACGTGTTGAGGACTTGGGTAAGGCAGTGACCGATCTGCTGGTGCGTCAAAAACAGGTAACCGTGGGCATGCCGCCGAACAATGAGCATACTATAACGGCACCCTTGCCCGAGGTAGAGCTGCGCCAGCTGATACACGAT GCTTACGGCGATGACGAGAGTACGGCCATGTTGACGCAGGAGCTTATGGTATATCTGGCCATGTTCATACGCACCGAACCGCAGCTGTTCCATGAAATGTTGCGCCTGCGCGTTGGCCTTATCATTCAGGTAATGGCCAAGGAGCTGTCGCGCACGCTGAACTGCGGCGGTGAAGCCGCCTCGGAGCATCTACTTAATCTGTCGCCATTTGAGATGAAGAATCTGCTTTATCACATACTAAGCGGCAAGGAGTTTGCCGTCAGCAGCG tggcACGCGGTAATCTATCCATTGTCAGCTGCAAATCGAGTCGCGTTAGCAAGAAGAGCCAAATTGGTTTGGGTGATCCGGAGGGCGAGGATGCACTTATAGCCACCATAGATGATCGCCAGGGTCAATGgttgcgtcgtcgtcgtctcgaTGGTGCTCTAAATCGTGTGCCACGTGATTTCTATTCACGTGTTTGGACCGTGCTGGAAAGATGTCAGGGCCTGGCCATTGAGGGTCGTGTGCTGCAGCAGAGTCTGACGCAGGAGATGACGCCAGGCGAACTGAAGTTTGCCTTGGAAGTGGAAACGGCATTGAATCAAATACCACAGCCTGAATATAGGCAGCTGGTAGTGGAGGCACTCATGGTACTCACCTTGGTTACCGAGCATAATATGGTGCCCAGTCTGGGTGATATCATTTATGTAGAACATCTGGTGCACAAGGCAAATCAACTGTTCTTGGAGGATCAGCGCAAAGTGCAAGGCGATGCCACGCTCTGCTGTGCCAAGCTTAAGGATGGCaaggagcaacagcaggccGCCTCGGGCATGCTGCTCTGTGGTGGTGCCGCCTACATCTGTCAGCATCTCTATGATAG TGCGCCCAGCGGCAGCTATGGCACCATGACCTACATGTCTCGCGCTGTGGCCCTTGTGCTTGACTGTGTGCCCAAGCATGGTGAAATGGAATGCGCCATCTCCTAA
- the LOC108606675 gene encoding probable phosphorylase b kinase regulatory subunit alpha isoform X9: MRSRSNSGVRLDYYQRIVHRLILAHQEPVTGLFPASNVNSHAWIRDNVYCILAVWGLSMAYKKIADQDEDRAKCYELEQSCVKLMRGLLMAMMNQKDKVEKFKMTQSPFDSLHAKYSSKNGLPVVADNEWGHLQIDAVSLYLLILAQMTASGLQIVFSLDEVSFIQNLVFYIESAYSIPDYGIWERGDKTNHGEPELNASSIGMAKAALEAMNELDLFGARGGPASVIHVLADEAHKCQAVLQSMLPRESNSKELDSGLLCVIGFPAFAVDDAQLIHNTKDAILSRLQGKYGCKRFLRDGYRTPKEDPTRLYYERWELRMFENIECEWPLFYCYLILFHAFQNDKRAVQDYADRLEKIMVRSEDGILLVPESYAVPQELVGNEYQKPGSQPREVVGRCPFLWGQSLFILGRLLQEGFLAVGELDPLNRRLGAQKKPDVVVQVVIIAEDNEIRDKLAEHDLHVQTIAEVAPIEVQPARVLSHLYTYLGRNRKLGLTGRKSRDVGILSTSKLYSLKDRIFAFTPQHIDYEEYYTTRDPDLLASNFTTNLAFLTNNWRHMLGRPTITLMATHYMLDQDKIPLAMIQTMRKLKSGYINGTRVMLGNLKDFLNTSAITDLSFLGSTEDGYPDRLHPDVQTYLDEHLLRSFSNRSTMNLRGGQLRPRHLRRRMSCKGAIKKTRSINVDSDNLGMEGPTPLTERRLSSIVPPPWLQANKQGHVSVFATTPEEGPTSPPQLGGELGLRENIYPVDPLHSRSAMDRRSEFVRQQEMPKILIQRHRAETNFADTEVEELIAMLRETENLDDQGDILQYLVDTQGLDFNTAGLGLKHKKDDDNASGMLEEGRVVTVRDLLKGLYEKACQQKLWGLVRHTAGMLGKRVEDLGKAVTDLLVRQKQVTVGMPPNNEHTITAPLPEVELRQLIHDAYGDDESTAMLTQELMVYLAMFIRTEPQLFHEMLRLRVGLIIQVMAKELSRTLNCGGEAASEHLLNLSPFEMKNLLYHILSGKEFAVSSVARGNLSIVSCKSSRVSKKSQIGLGDPEGEDALIATIDDRQGQWLRRRRLDGALNRVPRDFYSRVWTVLERCQGLAIEGRVLQQSLTQEMTPGELKFALEVETALNQIPQPEYRQLVVEALMVLTLVTEHNMVPSLGDIIYVEHLVHKANQLFLEDQRKVQGDATLCCAKLKDGKEQQQAASGMLLCGGAAYICQHLYDSAPSGSYGTMTYMSRAVALVLDCVPKHGEMECAIS, translated from the exons ATGCGTTCGCGTAGTAATTCGGGCGTGCGCCTGGACTATTATCAGCGCATAGTGCATCGTCTGATATTGGCGCATCAAGAGCCAGTGACTGGGCTGTTTCCCGCATCGAATGTAAACTCACACGCCTGGATTCGTGACAATGTTTATTGCATACTGGCCGTTTGGGGTCTATCGATGGCCTATAAAAAGATAGCCGACCAGGATGAGGATCGTGCCAAATGCTACGAGCTAGAGCAGAGCTGCGTCAAGCTAATGCGCGGCCTGCTCATGGCCATGATGAACCAAAAGGATAAAGTGgagaaatttaaaatgacaCAGAGTCCGTTCGATTCACTGCATGCCAAATATTCAAGCAAAAATGGTTTACCCGTTGTTGCAGACAATGAGTGGGGACATTTGCAAATCGATGCAGTGTCGCTCTATCTGCTTATCTTAGCACAAATGACGGCGTCCGGCTTGCAGATAGTTTTCTCACTGGACGAGGTCAGCTTTATACAGAATCTGGTATTCTATATAGAATCTGCTTACTCTATACCCGACTATGGCATTTGGGAGCGCGGCGACAAGACCAATCATGGCGAGCCCGAGCTAAACGCCAGCTCCATTGGCATGGCCAAGGCAGCATTGGAGGCCATGAACGAATTAGATTTATTTGGCGCACGTGGCGGTCCAGCTAGCGTGATACATGTACTGGCCGATGAGGCGCACAAATGCCAAGCAGTGCTGCAGTCCATGCTGCCACGCGAATCCAACAGCAAGGAACTGGACTCGGGTCTGCTGTGTGTCATTGGCTTTCCAGCCTTTGCTGTGGATGATGCACAGCTTATACACAATACCAAAGATGCCATACTATCACGCCTGCAGGGCAAATACGGCTGCAAGCGTTTCCTACGCGATGGCTATCGCACACCCAAAGAAGACCCAACGCGTCTCTACTACGAGCGCTGGGAACTGCGCATGTTTGAGAATATTGAATGCGAATGGCCGCTGTTCTATTGCTATTTAATTCTCTTTCATGCATTTCAAAATGATAAGCGTGCTGTGCAGGACTATGCAGATCGTCTGGAGAAGATTATGGTGCGCTCAGAAGATGGTATATTGCTTGTGCCTGAGAGCTATGCTGTGCCGCAGGAACTAGTGGGCAATGAGTATCAAAAGCCAGGCTCACAGCCACGTGAAGTTGTGGGCCGTTGTCCCTTTCTCTGGGGTCAGTCGCTGTTCATTTTAGGACGACTCTTGCAAGAG GGCTTTCTAGCTGTGGGCGAGCTGGATCCCTTGAATCGTCGCTTGGGTGCACAGAAGAAACCCGATGTGGTCGTTCAAGTAGTCATCATAGCGGAAGATAATGAGATACGCGATAAGCTGGCTGAGCACGACTTGCATGTGCAAACTATAGCCGAGGTGGCGCCCATTGAGGTGCAGCCTGCACGTGTCTTAAGTCATTTATATACCTATCTAGGACGCAATCGCAAGTTGGGCCTAACTGGACGCAAATCGCGTGATGTGGGCATCTTGAGCACGAGTAAATTGTATTCACTAAAGGATCGTATATTTGCGTTTACGCCACAG CATATCGACTATGAAGAATACTACACCACACGCGATCCCGATTTGCTTGCTAGCAATTTCACTACAAACTTAGCCTTCTTGACCAACAATTGGCGTCACATGTTGGGCCGGCCAACAATAACATTAATGGCAACGCATTATATGCTAG accAAGACAAAATACCGTTGGCCATGATACAAACAATGAGGAAATTGAAATCGGGCTACATCAATGGCACACGTGTTATGCTGGGAAATCTCAAGGACTTTCTCAATACTTCGGCCATAACGGATTTGAGCTTCTTAGGCAGCACAGAGGACGGCTATCCGGATCGTTTGCATCCGGATGTGCAAACCTATTTGGACGAGCATCTTCTGCGTTCGTTCAGCAATCGCAGCACCATGAATTTGCGCGGTGGACAGTTGCGTCCGCGTCATTTGCGTCGACGCATGTCCTGCAAGGGTGCAATCAAGAAGACGCGCTCCATCAATGTGGACT CTGACAATCTGGGCATGGAGGGACCTACGCCTTTGACCGAACGCCGTCTGTCGTCCATTGTGCCGCCTCCTTGGCTGCAGGCCAACAAGCAAGGACATGTAAGCGTGTTTGCCACAACACCCGAGGAGGGACCGACCTCACCACCCCAGCTGGGCGGAGAGCTGGGCCTGCGCGAGAATATCTATCCTGTGGATCCGTTGCACAGTCGTTCGGCCATGGATCGACGCAGCGAGTTTGTGCGCCAGCAAGAAA TGCCAAAAATTCTCATTCAACGCCATCGCGCGGAAACAAACTTTGCCGACACAGAGGTAGAGGAATTGATTGCAATGCTACGTGAAACGGAGAATCTCGATGACCAAGGCGACATCTTGCAGTATTTGGTTGATACCCAAGGCCTGGACTTTAATACGG CTGGGCTGGGATTAAAGCATAAGAAAGATGATGATAATGCGTCTG GAATGCTGGAAGAGGGACGCGTTGTGACAGTACGTGATCTGCTCAAGGGTCTCTATGAGAAGGCCTGCCAGCAGAAGCTTTGGGGTCTGGTGCGCCACACTGCCGGCATGCTGGGCAAACGTGTTGAGGACTTGGGTAAGGCAGTGACCGATCTGCTGGTGCGTCAAAAACAGGTAACCGTGGGCATGCCGCCGAACAATGAGCATACTATAACGGCACCCTTGCCCGAGGTAGAGCTGCGCCAGCTGATACACGAT GCTTACGGCGATGACGAGAGTACGGCCATGTTGACGCAGGAGCTTATGGTATATCTGGCCATGTTCATACGCACCGAACCGCAGCTGTTCCATGAAATGTTGCGCCTGCGCGTTGGCCTTATCATTCAGGTAATGGCCAAGGAGCTGTCGCGCACGCTGAACTGCGGCGGTGAAGCCGCCTCGGAGCATCTACTTAATCTGTCGCCATTTGAGATGAAGAATCTGCTTTATCACATACTAAGCGGCAAGGAGTTTGCCGTCAGCAGCG tggcACGCGGTAATCTATCCATTGTCAGCTGCAAATCGAGTCGCGTTAGCAAGAAGAGCCAAATTGGTTTGGGTGATCCGGAGGGCGAGGATGCACTTATAGCCACCATAGATGATCGCCAGGGTCAATGgttgcgtcgtcgtcgtctcgaTGGTGCTCTAAATCGTGTGCCACGTGATTTCTATTCACGTGTTTGGACCGTGCTGGAAAGATGTCAGGGCCTGGCCATTGAGGGTCGTGTGCTGCAGCAGAGTCTGACGCAGGAGATGACGCCAGGCGAACTGAAGTTTGCCTTGGAAGTGGAAACGGCATTGAATCAAATACCACAGCCTGAATATAGGCAGCTGGTAGTGGAGGCACTCATGGTACTCACCTTGGTTACCGAGCATAATATGGTGCCCAGTCTGGGTGATATCATTTATGTAGAACATCTGGTGCACAAGGCAAATCAACTGTTCTTGGAGGATCAGCGCAAAGTGCAAGGCGATGCCACGCTCTGCTGTGCCAAGCTTAAGGATGGCaaggagcaacagcaggccGCCTCGGGCATGCTGCTCTGTGGTGGTGCCGCCTACATCTGTCAGCATCTCTATGATAG TGCGCCCAGCGGCAGCTATGGCACCATGACCTACATGTCTCGCGCTGTGGCCCTTGTGCTTGACTGTGTGCCCAAGCATGGTGAAATGGAATGCGCCATCTCCTAA